ACAATTTTTTATTTCAAATGAAGCTTTTAAATAAGTAAAAATATCTGCTTCTCTAAATGAATATATAGCTTGTTTAGGGTCACCAATTAATATCATAATATTATTTAATTTATTAAAATATATTTTTTTTAAAATATTATATTGTTGTATATCTGTATCTTGAAATTCATCTACTAATATTACAGGAAATAATTTTCTTATATCTTGTGCAATTTTTATACCAAATTTACTATTTAATCCTTTATTTAAAATAACTAATAAATCATTAAAACTCATTACATGATTTATTTCTTTTTTTTTTTTTATATATTGATTTATGTATTTAATTGCTTTAATAATTATTAAGAATTTTATATTAATAAATTTTTTTAAAAAAATATCTATATATTTAAATAATATATATTTTGGAATTTTTATATTTTTATTTGTTTTACTAATTAATGTTTTTTGAGAAAATCTATATAATTCTTTAGGATAATAATTGTTATTGTTTTTTGTTAAACTCCATAAATCAATAATATTTATCCATATATTTATTAATTTTGTATTGTAAATATGTTTATTAATATTTGAGTTAGTAATAATATCAATTATATTATTTTTATATTTTATCCAATATTTTTTAATTATTTTAATATATTTTAAATTTTTATAAAATTGTGTATAAAAATTTTTATTTTTAACTGAATATTTTATTATTGGTTTTGATTTTTTTGATAAAAATGGAGTTAATGTATTTAATAGATTTAAAGGTGATTTCCAATAAGAAAAAACTATTCTTGCTATTTTTTTTGGTAATTTATAAAAATATTTTCTCCAAAAATTTATAGATGCTCTTTGTTGTAAAATTAATTCATCACTAATAATTTTTTTATTGGAGAAAAAATCATAAATTTCATAATTTTTAAAATTTAAAATTTTTTTACAAAAAGAATGTATTGTGTAAATAGATGCATTATGCATATTTAATTCAGCTTTTAATAATAAATCACTAGCTATTTTATGATTTTTAATTTTTTTTATAAAGTTATTTATAATTTTATATTTACTTTTTTTTTTTAAACATCCTTTTCTTAATATATGAATACTATTTTTTATTCTTTTACATAAATCTTGTGTAGCAGTATCAGTAAAAGTTACTACTAAAATTTGTTCAACAGTTAATGGTAATGGAAGTGTATTATTATTTTTTTTATATAATCCTAAAAGCATTCTTAAATATAAAATAATAATAGTAAATGTTTTTCCAGTGCCAGCAGAAGCTTCGATAAGATATTGACCTTCTAATTTTTTTTTGAAAGGATTAAATTCTTTAAATTTTATTAAGTTTTTTGACATTTTATTATTTTAATTAATTACTGTAATATAGTAAATCAATCATCCATTTTTCTATTAATTTTATTGTTTTTATCCATTCTTTTTCATTTAAATTAAAATTTAATTTTTGAAAATATGGATCGTTTTTTTCATTAATGAAACTATTATTTCTATTCCAATAATAAAAAAATTTTTTTTTTGCTTTATTTTGTATTAAATAATTGTTATTAATACATTTATTTTTTTTATCATAACAATGAGTTATCCATATCCAAGAACTTTTCATAGGTAAAAAAATAGGATTATTTATACCTGTTAAGTAACCATTAATATATTTTTCTAATAAAAAAATAGCTTTATTTTTTGTTAAAAATTGAAAATTAAATTTTGTTTTTTTTAAACCATAAATAAATAAATTTATTTTTTTATTATCAATATTATTTGCACATAAAATTAAATATTTAACCCAAAGATCAATAATAACTTTAATATCTATTATTTTAGGTTCAAATTTAATTAATCCATTTTTATAACTAAAATATTTAATCTTACCTTTTAATATAATATTTAAAATTTTAAAATTAATTAAAAATAATTTTTCTGTATATTTATATTTTTTAAATTTATTATTAAAAATTTGATTCATTTTATATATTCTTTCTTCCCACCATATTTCTCCATAGACTCCATAAGGTAAAATACCATTATTTAAATAAAAATAATATAAATTATTAAGATTTTCATTTAAAATTAAGGCACGTAATATTTTTTTATTTATAATATATTCTTGTAAATAGTTAACAGTAAACGGTTCTGTATTGGATATTTCTATATCATTTAAATTTTTTAAATATATTTTTAATCTTTGATTAAAAAAACCTTTAATAGGATGTTTCCAAAAATTAATTAAATTATTAATCTTTAATTCTAAAATTTTTATTGGTTTTATTTTATTAATATTATGATCGTGTATAATTTTATTTTTTCGATTATTGAGAGGATTATTATTTTTATAATTATATTTTCTATAAAAATATTTAATAATATTTGTACTAATTTTTTTTTCTTTTATAAAATAATTTTTAGAAATATATAATAATAATTTATTAACTATACTAGACAAATTATTATTAGTTGGATTATTATTTGTATTACTGATAAATAGTTTATTTTCTGTAGAAATAATTAATTTTAAAAATAAATTTTTATCTTCATCTAAATAATTTTTTTCTTTTTTATAATAATTATTTTGTATTAAATCAAATATAATAGGATATTTCTTATTTGGAAAATAATCATTATTCATTCCTATTATAAAAACTTGTTTAAAATACATATTTTGTAGTATATTTAAAGGACAAAAATTAAGTTTATTTACAGAAAATAAAAAATTTTGATGTTTCTTTTTAATAAAAATTTTAGTTTTTTGTATGATTATTTTAATAGAAATTTTTTTTTTATATTTTATATTTATACCTTGATCAAGGAATAAAAAAATTTTTTTTAAAATAAAATATATATTTTTATTTATAAATTTATTTTTAGGAAAAAAATCATGATATAGATTTAATAAAATATTTTTCCATTTTTTTAAAGAAAATTTTTTATTAAGTTTTTTCTTCCATTTTTCAATTTTGATTAAAAAATAAAGAAATTTTCCTATTAATTCTTTTGATAATCCATTAGATATATTATATGGAATTAAGTTTTTCCATTTTCCTATATCTTGATTTAAAGTAAAACCTAAAAATATACGATATATACCTAATTTCCACGTATATTGATCCTTAGGTAAGGAAATATTATTAAAATTTTTAATATTTATATTATATTTAATACCTAAATCTTTTACCCAATAATGTAAATATTCTAAATCCTCTTTATTTAAAAAAAATTTATTAGATATATAATTATCATCTAATAAAAAAAATATTTCTTTAGGAGTTAAATCTTTATAAGGTAATTTTAATAAAAATAAAAATTTATTTAAAATATCTAAATTTTTTATTTTTTCTATATTAGAATATATATTTATAGGTATATTAATATTTTTAAATATTGAGTTAATAAAAGGAACATATAATTTTAAATTAGGAGATATAACAATAATATCATGTAAAAAATAATGTTTATTTTTTTTTAAAGTATATAATATATTATTATATAATAATTTTGTTTCTGTATACAAATCTTCACAAATATTTATTTGAATAGATTTATCTAAATAGTGAATTTTTTTCTTAAATTTAAAATTATTTTCATTTAAAAATAAAATATCATTTTTTATATTATTTAATAAATTTAAACGATCATTTTCTACAAATGATTCAATATATCTAGATGATAGATTTATTAATTTATTTATATTATTTAAATAATAATTACCCCAAGAAAATAATAATGAATTAAAATTAATATTTTTTTTATTTTTTAAATTTGTATTTTTTTTTAAATTCCCCCAGTAATATTTAGAAGGACTACAAATTAAAATATGTATTTCCATATATTTTTCTATTTTTTTTAATAAATTTAAATATATTAAGGGAATATTTTGTATATCTAATATAAATATTCTTTCTGGAAGAGTGTTATTTTTTAAGATTATATCTTTTTTATGTTTTTGATAAAAATTATATAATTCTCCATAATACCATAATTTTTTACCTAAAATATTTTTGTAATACTGTAATAATGTTCGCCATAACTTTGCTTGCCATATTTGATGTTCGTTATCTAATGACATATAGAATTTTTTTTTTTCCCACAAAAATAATAATTCTGGTTTATATTTTTGATAATTATCATATAAATTAGAAATTTGAGTAGATAATTGAAATAAATAATTAAAATTTTTAATTTTAGATCCAAAATTTTTTTTAAAATTTATAAATTCTTTAGTAGATATTAGTTTGGGAATTAGTAATAATATTAACCAAACAATATTTTCTTTAGATAAAATCTTATCTTTAGAAATACTAGGGATTATTTTTATAAATATAGTCCAAATAAATTTATCAAGAGAAGTAAAACAAATATTACCATATATTTGAAAAATTTTTGAGAAATGAATTTCTATTAATTTCGAAAAATTTTTATATTGATCAAATAATACTATTTCTGGAGTTAAAGGATTTTTTAAAGGTTTTTTTTTAACTTGTATTTTTATGATATTTAATAAAATATTAATATTATTTGAATAATAAGTTGTAAACATATTAAATTATATTTAATTAAATTAAATTTTTTATAAACATAATTAATCCAATAAGTATAATACTTATTGATAATAACTGATTTATAGTTAAAATAATATGATTATAAAAAAACATAAATTGAATATCAGGTTCTCTAAAATATTCTATATAAAATCTTATTATACCATAAAAAAATAAAAATAAACTTGATTTGTATCCTATAAAAATATTTTTTTTAAAAATTATATTTAAAATTAAAAATAAAATTATACCTTCTAAAAGACATTCATAAATTTGAGTTGGGTGTCTAGGTAAATGACCATATTTTATAAATATATCTTGATATTTTAAATTTTTTTGAAGATAAATTATATCTTTTTCAGTTGAATTAGGAAATATAACGGCCCATGGAACATTTGTAACTTTTCCCCATAATTCACTATTAATAAAATTACCTATTCTTCCCATCCCAATTCCAATTGGGATCATAGGTGCTATAAAATCAGTAATTTTTAAAAATTTTTTTTTTTTTGTATAAGAAATAAAAAATATTACTATAATAGTACCTATTAAACCTCCAAAAAAAGACATCCCCCCTGTCCAAATTTTAATTAAAATAATTGGATTTTTAATAAATTCATGTACATTATATAATAATGTACACCCTATTTTTCCTCCTAGTAATAAACCTAAAAAACAAAAATTTAATAAATCAAAAAGTTCTTTTTTTTTCCAAAAATTATTATTCTTATTTCTTATATAAGAAATTTTTTTTATAAAGATAAAACTAATTAAATACATAATTCCATACCAATAAATACTAATTTTATTTATTTTTAAAAAAATTGGATTTATCTGGGGAAATATAAAATATTTTTTATACATTTTAACATAGATAAATTTGTAATATTAATATAATATATAATATATTTATTTATAAATAAAATTTATATATATGAAAAAAATTTTTTCTAACTTAGTTCCTAATGAAAATATTCTTTTTTTAAGAGCAAAATTAATCACAGGATATTATATAATAGATATTATCAGATGGTTAAATTATAAAATATCTGATAATTTTAAAAAAGATAAAGGAATAATAGGAAAATTAATTGAATTTTATTTGATAGGTAAAAAAAATAATAATTTTTTAAATCAAGATATACCATACCTTGGTATAGAAATTAAAACAATAACTATTAATATAAAAAACAAAATAATAAATGATATTTTTATTTGTTCTTTTCCTTTAGTAAATAAAAATGTTGTACTTTTTTATAAAAGTAATTTATATAATAAATTATCTAAAATTTTATGGATACCTATTATCATTAAAAATATCAATACTCCTATTCTAATGAGAAAAATAGGAAAACCATTTTTTTGGACACCATCTATAGATGAAAAAATAAAATTAAATTATGATTGGAATAATTTAATGAAATTATTAATTTTAGGAGAAATAACAAATATAAATTCTTATAATGGTTTTATTTTATTAGTAAAAAATAAAGGGATAAAAAGACAATTAACTAAAACTATAAATAGTATGGGTGAAATTATATCTATTATTCCTAAATCTTTTTATTTAAAAAAAAAATTTTTAAATTCTTTAATAAAGAGAAACTTATAATTTTTATAAAAATAATTAATATAATTATAAAATAAAAATATTATTAAAATAATTCTAAATTTATTAATTCTTGTATTTTTTGACGACGTCTAATAATTTTTGGAATATTATTTTCAAGTAAAATTTCGGGAATCAAAGGTCTACTATTATAATTAGAAGACATTGAGGCACCATAGGCTCCAGTATCATGAAATATTAAATAATCGCCTCTAACGACTAGAGGTAATTTAAAATAAGAAATTTCACCATTATCTAGTTGTGTAAATATATCTCCTGATTCACATAAAGGACCAGCAATAACAGTATTTATTTTTGGATAATTAGACATATCTTTACCTAAATAAGAAATAGCAGATATATAATGATAACTACCATACATTACTGGTCTAATAAAATCATTAAAACCGGCATCTACTATAACAAATCTTTTATTTTTTATATTTTTTATAGCACATACTTGACAAATTAAAACTCCTGATTCTGCTACTAAAAATCTTCCTGGTTCAATTTCTAATTTTATATTTTTTTTAAAAATATTAGTAATAATATTTCTGGTATTATTCCATAATTTAAAATAATGATTAGTATTAACTTCAATATCATTTTTTTTATATGGTATAGATAATCCTCCACCAGCTGATATCATATTAATTTTTGGCATGTAAGGTTGTAATACATACTCTAACATTGAATCACATACTTTTTGTAAATGTTTATAATTAACTCCTGAACCTATATGCATATGTATTCCAATTAAATTTAAATTATATTTTTTTATAAAATAAATTGATTTTTTTAAATCTGCATACCAAATACCATGTTTACTATTTTCACCTCCAGTATTTGTCCTTTTATTATGCCCATTACCAAAACCAGGATTAATTCTTAACCATATATTATGACCTTTTGAAATATTACCTAATTGATGTAACATATCTATTGAACCAATATTTACAGTAATATTTAGTTCAATGATACGTTTTAATGTTTGTTTATCAAAAATATCAGATGTAAATACAATATCATCTATATTTTTTGGATTATATCCAGCAATTAATGCTCTTTCTATTTCACCTAATGAAATAGCATCTACTTTAACTCCCTCATATTTCATGAGTTTTAAAATATTTATATTAGAACAAGATTTTTGTGCAAATCTTATTATATCAAAATTTTTTAATTGTAAAATTTTTTTTTTTATGTTTTCTGCACAATATAACCAAAAAGGTGTTTTATATTTCTTTATTAGAAATAAAATAGTTTCAATTGCAATATTATTTTTATTATAATTTTTATCAAAAATATGTATTTTCATTTTTATACCTTATAAATTATAATATTCTATAAAAAATATTTATAATAAATATTTATATAATTAATTATATAACTATTCATATTTATATAAATAAAAAAATATTAATATTAATTTATAATGATACAGATATTTTAAAATTTGTTAATATAAATATAGACTTTAATAAATTTAGTAGCCAAGATACTTTATCTATGTTATTTATAAAATAAAATATTTAAAATAAATAATAATTATTTATATAATTTACTAAAAGAATTTATTATAATTTAATTTATTATTAATAAAATAATATTTTAAACTTAAATTATATAAATTTTTTAATATATTGAAATTCAGGGAAAAATAATGTTACAAAAAGAAATTATTATTCATAATAATCATGGTTTTCACACTCGTCCAGCAGCAATCTTTGTAAAAGAAGCTAAAAATTTTATATCAGATATTACAATTACATCTAAAGGGAAAACAGTAAATGCTAAAAGTTTATTTAAAATACAAACTTTAGGATTAACTAAAGGAACTTTAATTATTTTAAAAACTTCAGGAATAGATGAAAAAAATGCTATAGAACATTTGACTAAAATTATTCAAAAATTATAAAAAATTTTTTAGTTTTATAAAATATAATTTTTAAAATTATTTCTCTAATTAAATTAATTAGTAATATATAAAATTATTTAAATTTTATTTTATTAATATTTAATATAAAATTATTATATAATTAATAGAGGTAAAAAATATGATTTCAGGAATTTTAGCTTCTCCTGGTATTTCTTTTGGTAAAGCTTTTTTATTAAAAAAAGATAATATTATTATTAATCGTAATAAAATTACTGATAATCAAATTAATATAGAAATTAATAAATTTTTAAATAGCCAGAAAAAATCTATAAAACAAATAGAAAAAATAAAAGAAAAATTATTACAGGATTTAAATTCTGAAAAAGAATTAATTCTTGATGGACATATTCTTTTTTTAGAAGATGAAGAAATGACAAAAGAAATTATTTTTTTAATAAAAAATAATTTATTATCAGCAGATGCTGCTGTAGATTC
The Enterobacteriaceae endosymbiont of Donacia thalassina genome window above contains:
- a CDS encoding exodeoxyribonuclease V subunit gamma, producing the protein MFTTYYSNNINILLNIIKIQVKKKPLKNPLTPEIVLFDQYKNFSKLIEIHFSKIFQIYGNICFTSLDKFIWTIFIKIIPSISKDKILSKENIVWLILLLIPKLISTKEFINFKKNFGSKIKNFNYLFQLSTQISNLYDNYQKYKPELLFLWEKKKFYMSLDNEHQIWQAKLWRTLLQYYKNILGKKLWYYGELYNFYQKHKKDIILKNNTLPERIFILDIQNIPLIYLNLLKKIEKYMEIHILICSPSKYYWGNLKKNTNLKNKKNINFNSLLFSWGNYYLNNINKLINLSSRYIESFVENDRLNLLNNIKNDILFLNENNFKFKKKIHYLDKSIQINICEDLYTETKLLYNNILYTLKKNKHYFLHDIIVISPNLKLYVPFINSIFKNINIPINIYSNIEKIKNLDILNKFLFLLKLPYKDLTPKEIFFLLDDNYISNKFFLNKEDLEYLHYWVKDLGIKYNINIKNFNNISLPKDQYTWKLGIYRIFLGFTLNQDIGKWKNLIPYNISNGLSKELIGKFLYFLIKIEKWKKKLNKKFSLKKWKNILLNLYHDFFPKNKFINKNIYFILKKIFLFLDQGINIKYKKKISIKIIIQKTKIFIKKKHQNFLFSVNKLNFCPLNILQNMYFKQVFIIGMNNDYFPNKKYPIIFDLIQNNYYKKEKNYLDEDKNLFLKLIISTENKLFISNTNNNPTNNNLSSIVNKLLLYISKNYFIKEKKISTNIIKYFYRKYNYKNNNPLNNRKNKIIHDHNINKIKPIKILELKINNLINFWKHPIKGFFNQRLKIYLKNLNDIEISNTEPFTVNYLQEYIINKKILRALILNENLNNLYYFYLNNGILPYGVYGEIWWEERIYKMNQIFNNKFKKYKYTEKLFLINFKILNIILKGKIKYFSYKNGLIKFEPKIIDIKVIIDLWVKYLILCANNIDNKKINLFIYGLKKTKFNFQFLTKNKAIFLLEKYINGYLTGINNPIFLPMKSSWIWITHCYDKKNKCINNNYLIQNKAKKKFFYYWNRNNSFINEKNDPYFQKLNFNLNEKEWIKTIKLIEKWMIDLLYYSN
- the lgt gene encoding prolipoprotein diacylglyceryl transferase; this translates as MYKKYFIFPQINPIFLKINKISIYWYGIMYLISFIFIKKISYIRNKNNNFWKKKELFDLLNFCFLGLLLGGKIGCTLLYNVHEFIKNPIILIKIWTGGMSFFGGLIGTIIVIFFISYTKKKKFLKITDFIAPMIPIGIGMGRIGNFINSELWGKVTNVPWAVIFPNSTEKDIIYLQKNLKYQDIFIKYGHLPRHPTQIYECLLEGIILFLILNIIFKKNIFIGYKSSLFLFFYGIIRFYIEYFREPDIQFMFFYNHIILTINQLLSISIILIGLIMFIKNLI
- a CDS encoding MutH/Sau3AI family endonuclease, encoding MKKIFSNLVPNENILFLRAKLITGYYIIDIIRWLNYKISDNFKKDKGIIGKLIEFYLIGKKNNNFLNQDIPYLGIEIKTITINIKNKIINDIFICSFPLVNKNVVLFYKSNLYNKLSKILWIPIIIKNINTPILMRKIGKPFFWTPSIDEKIKLNYDWNNLMKLLILGEITNINSYNGFILLVKNKGIKRQLTKTINSMGEIISIIPKSFYLKKKFLNSLIKRNL
- the lysA gene encoding diaminopimelate decarboxylase, translating into MKIHIFDKNYNKNNIAIETILFLIKKYKTPFWLYCAENIKKKILQLKNFDIIRFAQKSCSNINILKLMKYEGVKVDAISLGEIERALIAGYNPKNIDDIVFTSDIFDKQTLKRIIELNITVNIGSIDMLHQLGNISKGHNIWLRINPGFGNGHNKRTNTGGENSKHGIWYADLKKSIYFIKKYNLNLIGIHMHIGSGVNYKHLQKVCDSMLEYVLQPYMPKINMISAGGGLSIPYKKNDIEVNTNHYFKLWNNTRNIITNIFKKNIKLEIEPGRFLVAESGVLICQVCAIKNIKNKRFVIVDAGFNDFIRPVMYGSYHYISAISYLGKDMSNYPKINTVIAGPLCESGDIFTQLDNGEISYFKLPLVVRGDYLIFHDTGAYGASMSSNYNSRPLIPEILLENNIPKIIRRRQKIQELINLELF
- a CDS encoding HPr family phosphocarrier protein produces the protein MLQKEIIIHNNHGFHTRPAAIFVKEAKNFISDITITSKGKTVNAKSLFKIQTLGLTKGTLIILKTSGIDEKNAIEHLTKIIQKL